In Marmota flaviventris isolate mMarFla1 chromosome 17, mMarFla1.hap1, whole genome shotgun sequence, a single genomic region encodes these proteins:
- the Zbtb4 gene encoding zinc finger and BTB domain-containing protein 4 — translation MPPPAEVTDPSHAPAVLRQLNEQRLRGLFCDVTLIAGDTKFPAHRSVLAASSPFFREALLASAPLPLPPVTGGSAPNPATTTAASSSSSSSSSSSSSSSSSSSSSPSSPPPASPSALSPPRVLELPGVPAAAFSDVLNFIYSARLALPGGGGDGAAVAEIGALGRRLGISRLQGLGEGGDAWVPPTPAPMATSQSEEDSFGSGPRPDGEWEGDRADAQAPDSQPPLPRRPLPCPRCGKSFIHPKRLQTHEAQCRRGASTRESAGLGAGGSGPGGPAGVDASALPPPVGFRGGPEHVVKVVGGHVLYVCAACERSYVTLSSLKRHSNVHSWRRKYPCRYCEKVFALAEYRTKHEVWHTGERRYQCIFCWETFVTYYNLKTHQRAFHGISPGLLASEKTPNGGYKPKLNTLKLYRLLPMRAAKRPYKTYSQGAPEAPLSPSLHTPAPVAMPASPPPGPPPAPEPGPPPSVITFAHPAPSVIVHGSSSSGGAGSGSATTGGSQAASVITYTAPPRPPKKREYPPPPPEPAVTPTSPATTLVSPATAAGPATAAEEAKSRNPRAGRTLTYTAKPVGGVAGGGGPPTGPGRGPSQLQAPPPLCQITVRIGEEAIVKRRISETDLRPGELSGEEMEESEEEDEEDEEDEDEEDDEESKAGGEDQLWRPYYSYKPKRKAGAANGGGGGGSGITRGRRPPRWRQKLERRGWEESPTVESPVGRVRGERRHRCGDCAQSFATLRKLRKHQEAHSGGSHSSRAGRRPSTRFTCPHCSKVCKTAAALSRHGQRHAAERPGGTPTPVIAYSKGSTGTRPGDVKEEAPQEMQVSSSSGEAGGGNAAAEEASEMASLQDPVISGGEEPPVAGGGSYAYPPVQEFPLALIGSGREPSGGRGKPGSEGLVGVSEGDRIEGMGAAKVTFYPEPYPLVYGPQLLAAYPYNFSNLAALPVALNMVLPDEKGGGALPFLPGVFSYAVNPQAAPPTPPTPPPPTLPPSVPPKGEGERAGVERNQKGDVG, via the exons ATGCCCCCACCTGCAGAGGTGACGGACCCATCCCATGCCCCCGCCGTCTTGCGCCAGCTAAATGAGCAGCGGCTCCGTGGCCTCTTCTGTGACGTCACCCTCATAGCCGGAGACACCAAGTTCCCCGCTCACCGCAGCGTCCTGGCTGCCTCTAGTCCCTTCTTCAGAGAGGCCCTGCTAGCTTCAGCCCCACTGCCCCTCCCACCAGTTACTGGGGGCTCAGCTCCCAATCCTGCAACCACCACAGctgcctcttcttcctcttcctcctcctcttcttcctcttcctcctcttcttcttcttcttcctcttccccctcttcTCCCCCTCCAGCCTCTCCCTCTGCTTTATCCCCACCCCGGGTCCTTGAGCTTCCAGGGGTCCCAGCAGCTGCCTTCTCTGATGTCCTCAACTTCATCTATAGTGCCCGGCTTGCACTCCCTGGTGGTGGAGGGGACGGGGCAGCTGTGGCAGAGATTGGAGCTCTGGGGCGGCGTCTGGGCATCTCCCGCCTGCAGGGCCTTGGGGAGGGAGGCGATGCATGggtaccccccaccccagcccccatggcCACCTCACAGTCTGAAGAGGACAGTTTCGGGTCTGGGCCTAGGCCAGATGGAGAATGGGAGGGTGACAGGGCTGATGCCCAGGCCCCTGACTCACAGCCCCCGCTGCCACGTCGGCCCCTCCCTTGCCCACGATGTGGGAAAAGCTTCATCCATCCCAAGCGGCTACAGACCCATGAGGCCCAGTGTCGACGAGGGGCCAGCACTCGGGAGTCTgcagggctgggagctgggggcTCTGGCCCTGGTGGTCCTGCAGGAGTGGATGCCTCAGCCCTACCCCCACCAGTGGGCTTCCGAGGTGGCCCTGAGCACGTGGTGAAGGTGGTGGGTGGCCATGTGCTGTACGTGTGCGCAGCCTGTGAGCGTTCCTACGTGACCCTGTCCAGCCTGAAGCGGCACAGCAATGTGCATTCGTGGCGGAGGAAGTACCCCTGCCGCTACTGTGAGAAGGTGTTTGCCCTGGCTGAGTACCGCACCAAACACGAGGTGTGGCATACTGGGGAGCGCAG GTACCAGTGCATCTTCTGCTGGGAGACCTTTGTCACCTATTATAACCTGAAGACCCACCAGCGAGCCTTCCATGGCATTAGCCCGGGCCTCCTAGCCAGTGAGAAGACACCCAATGGAGGCTACAAGCCCAAGCTCAATACCCTGAAGCTGTACCGCCTGCTCCCCATGCGGGCAGCCAAGCGGCCCTACAAGACCTACAGCCAGGGAGCCCCTGAGGCCCCCCTTTCTCCAAGCCTCCACACACCGGCCCCTGTGGCAATGCCAGCTAGCCCCCCACCCGGACCCCCACCTGCCCCAGAGCCTGGCCCACCACCCTCTGTCATCACCTTTGCTCACCCAGCTCCTTCTGTCATTGTCCATGGGAGCAGCAGCAGTGGTGGTGCAGGGAGTGGGTCAGCCACCACAGGAGGGTCCCAGGCTGCCTCAGTAATCACTTACACTGCTCCCCCAAGGCCCCCTAAGAAACGAGAGTACCCACCTCCTCCCCCTGAGCCTGCAGTAACACCCACCAGCCCGGCCACCACCTTGGTCAGCCCAGCCACAGCTGCAGGGCCAGCTACAGCTGCAGAGGAGGCCAAGAGCCGGAATCCACGGGCTGGGAGGACTCTGACTTATACAGCCAAGCCAGTGGGTGGggttgctgggggtgggggtcccCCCACAGGGCCTGGCCGGGGCCCCTCTCAGCTACAGGCTCCACCTCCACTGTGTCAGATCACTGTGCGAATTGGGGAAGAGGCCATTGTCAAGCGCCGCATCTCAGAAACTGACCTTCGTCCTGGAGAGCTGAGtggagaggagatggaggagagcgaggaggaggatgaagaggacGAGGAGGACGAGGACGAGGAGGATGATGAGGAATCAAAGGCTGGTGGGGAGGACCAGCTCTGGAGGCCCTACTATTCATACAAGCCTAAGCGCAAGGCCGGAGCTGCCAATGGTGGCGGTGGTGGAGGTAGTGGGATAACCAGAGGACGACGGCCACCACGCTGGAGGCAAAAGCTAGAAcggaggggctgggaggagagCCCCACTGTGGAAAGCCCTGTAGGGCGTGTCCGTGGTGAGCGGAGGCACCGCTGTGGGGACTGTGCCCAGTCCTTTGCCACCCTGAGGAAGCTGCGAAAGCACCAGGAGGCCCACAGTGGGGGCTCCCACAGCTCTCGGGCTGGACGGAGGCCTTCCACCCGCTTCACCTGTCCCCACTGCTCAAAGGTGTGCAAAACGGCAGCTGCCCTGAGCCGCCATGGACAGAGGCATGCTGCTGAGCGGCCCGGAGGCACCCCCACACCTGTCATTGCCTATTCTAAGGGCAGCACTGGCACCAGGCCTGGGGATGTCAAGGAAGAGGCCCCCCAGGAGATGCAAGTGTCCTCATCAAGTGGGGAGGCAGGTGGTGGGAATGCTGCTGCTGAGGAAGCTTCTGAGATGGCCTCACTCCAGGACCCTGTCATCTCAGGGGGTGAGGAGCCCCCGGTAGCAGGAGGGGGCAGCTATGCATATCCCCCTGTGCAGGAATTTCCACTGGCTCTGATAGGGAGTGGCCGGGAACCAAGTGGAGGCAGAGGAAAACCTGGGAGTGAGGGGCTAGTGGGTGTTTCGGAAGGGGACCGGATAGAGGGGATGGGGGCTGCCAAAGTCACCTTCTACCCTGAGCCCTATCCACTTGTCTATGGCCCCCAGCTCCTTGCTGCCTACCCTTACAACTTCAGCAACTTGGCTGCTCTCCCAGTTGCTCTCAACATGGTCCTACCTGATGAAAAGGGTGGGGGAGCCCTTCCTTTCCTACCAGGGGTCTTTAGCTACGCAGTGAATCCTCAAGCAGCACCCCCTACTCCCCCAACTCCGCCTCCCCCAACTCTTCCTCCATCAGTTCCCCCtaagggagaaggggaaagggCAGGGGTTGAGAGAAACCAGAAGGGAGATGTGGGGTGA